In a genomic window of Deltaproteobacteria bacterium:
- a CDS encoding SRPBCC family protein codes for MTQASETIFIEAPAKTVYDIIMDFEKYPDFLPDVKEASLLSKKGNSLEVEFEIQVIKKINYSLKVSGTPGKKVAWSLLKGDFFKKNDGGWSLKEKNGKTEATYSVDIDFGIFVPSMITSKLIGSNLPGMLRRFKERIENGCA; via the coding sequence ATGACGCAAGCGTCTGAAACAATCTTCATCGAGGCCCCTGCCAAGACCGTTTACGACATTATCATGGATTTTGAGAAATACCCCGATTTTCTGCCGGACGTGAAAGAGGCCTCCCTCCTTTCTAAGAAAGGGAACTCACTTGAGGTGGAGTTTGAGATCCAGGTTATAAAGAAGATTAATTATTCGCTTAAAGTTAGCGGCACCCCTGGGAAGAAAGTGGCCTGGAGTTTGCTCAAAGGGGATTTTTTTAAAAAGAATGATGGAGGGTGGTCTCTCAAGGAGAAGAATGGCAAGACAGAGGCGACCTATTCCGTCGATATCGATTTTGGCATTTTTGTCCCTTCGATGATTACCTCTAAACTCATCGGCTCCAATCTTCCCGGCATGCTCAGACGTTTCAAGGAAAGAATTGAGAATGGGTGCGCTTGA
- the aroA gene encoding 3-phosphoshikimate 1-carboxyvinyltransferase, which yields MELLVIKPSGPLRGQIRLPGDKSISHRAVIFASLTPGTTVIRNLLESEDVLRTVRIFEELGVFLRCLKSGDWIVKGKRSEELRAPRKILYCGNSGTTMRLMMGVLAALPFRSILTGDRSLNRRPMERVIEPLRRMGAKFHPFFIEGERHIEVVGGDLKGIHYNLPVPSAQVKSAILLAGRTAGVKVTVKEKIKTRDHTERMSRFFKRSPGRRRLIIPGDPSSAAFFTVAALINPDRFTRLTIKKVCLNPTRTGFLTVLKKMGAEIRIDHEKYLCGEPVADLVVTPCRLRATHVGGKIVPSLIDEVPILAVAAACAEGKSSFRDMKELRIKETDRIEALIHELPKFGIPMTEYKEGFSIEGEGRLYGAKGDSLGDHRVAMSLAILGTVAPGRTRVNDTDCIKTSLPEFFSLMKSIGVSIKLTS from the coding sequence ATGGAGTTGCTTGTCATCAAGCCGTCTGGCCCCCTCCGGGGGCAAATCCGGTTGCCGGGAGACAAATCGATTTCACACCGAGCGGTCATTTTTGCCTCTCTGACTCCCGGCACGACCGTCATCCGGAATCTTCTCGAATCAGAAGATGTTTTACGAACTGTCCGGATTTTTGAGGAGCTCGGTGTTTTCCTTCGTTGCCTCAAGAGTGGTGACTGGATCGTCAAAGGAAAGAGGAGCGAAGAGCTTCGTGCGCCACGCAAGATTCTCTACTGCGGCAACTCCGGGACGACGATGAGACTCATGATGGGGGTACTGGCTGCGTTACCGTTCCGTTCCATTCTCACCGGTGACCGGTCTTTAAACCGACGGCCGATGGAGAGGGTCATAGAGCCTCTCCGGCGGATGGGGGCGAAGTTTCACCCTTTTTTTATTGAAGGGGAGCGCCATATTGAAGTGGTGGGGGGAGATCTTAAGGGGATTCACTATAACCTACCGGTCCCTTCCGCCCAGGTGAAGTCTGCCATCCTGCTCGCGGGAAGGACGGCGGGGGTCAAGGTCACAGTTAAAGAGAAGATAAAAACGAGGGATCATACGGAACGAATGAGCCGGTTCTTCAAGCGGTCACCTGGTCGGAGGCGCCTGATCATTCCGGGAGATCCCTCTTCAGCCGCCTTTTTTACCGTTGCGGCGTTGATCAATCCAGACCGATTCACTCGGCTTACGATTAAGAAAGTCTGCTTAAACCCAACCCGTACCGGATTTTTAACGGTTCTTAAAAAAATGGGGGCGGAGATCCGGATTGATCACGAGAAATATCTTTGTGGCGAACCGGTGGCGGATCTTGTTGTTACTCCTTGTCGATTGCGGGCGACTCATGTTGGGGGGAAGATTGTTCCGAGCCTGATTGATGAAGTGCCGATCTTGGCCGTGGCGGCTGCCTGCGCCGAAGGGAAAAGCTCTTTTCGTGATATGAAGGAGCTCCGGATTAAGGAGACCGATCGGATTGAGGCACTGATCCATGAGCTCCCAAAATTTGGTATTCCGATGACCGAATATAAAGAGGGGTTCAGCATCGAGGGAGAAGGGCGGCTTTATGGAGCCAAGGGAGATTCATTAGGGGATCACCGGGTTGCGATGTCCCTCGCTATCTTGGGAACGGTTGCCCCTGGGAGGACCAGGGTCAACGATACGGACTGTATCAAAACATCGTTGCCGGAATTCTTCTCCCTCATGAAATCGATAGGGGTCTCGATCAAGCTTACAAGTTAA
- a CDS encoding insulinase family protein produces the protein MIKQLSLILLFLFSANLSAETPFFVPPKPERETLPSGMKLFIMTDATLPTAEIQIYVRGGSLGDPAGKEGLVSLTYGALRASGSLKNRSKEIEERLEFMGASLEMGTEKEFAQISLKLLSKDLENGLAILFELLREPAFESQEVETVRKRKIEALSREAEKPMGMAFRRFPKIIYGSKNPFGRRPTVRSLKKIRRDDLIRTHRELIGPDRMIVAASGDFSKLELTRILKMQTAGWKPVSSPLPSCPPVEKKFKKENWLLVQKGLTQSTILTGHLGTDRSDPDRFALMVMNYILGGSGSLSSRLGDRVRVKEGKAYGIWSEWTFEKEPGMFYVATQTAAEQTGEVLQLLDEMLTQFVQRPEITEEELDRAKSSILRSFFFSYETSFQLVKDLARLDLLGYPENYLEEFQHKISVLTREDLERVIRKYLHSGERKTFVITDPSVKKRLKPFGSFKRVK, from the coding sequence ATGATAAAACAACTTTCCCTCATTCTTCTTTTTCTTTTTTCCGCCAATCTCTCTGCTGAAACTCCTTTCTTCGTCCCTCCGAAACCCGAAAGAGAGACCCTTCCTTCCGGGATGAAGTTGTTTATCATGACCGATGCGACGCTGCCGACCGCTGAGATCCAGATTTATGTGAGGGGAGGGAGTTTGGGAGATCCCGCTGGAAAGGAAGGGCTGGTCTCACTGACTTATGGGGCGCTTCGGGCCAGTGGTAGTCTTAAAAACAGGTCCAAAGAGATAGAGGAGCGGCTCGAATTCATGGGGGCAAGTCTCGAGATGGGGACTGAAAAGGAGTTTGCCCAGATCTCCCTTAAGCTCCTGAGCAAGGACTTGGAGAACGGATTGGCCATCCTTTTTGAATTGTTAAGGGAACCTGCCTTCGAATCCCAGGAAGTGGAAACCGTCCGAAAGAGAAAAATTGAGGCGTTGTCTCGGGAGGCGGAAAAGCCCATGGGGATGGCCTTTCGCCGTTTTCCGAAAATAATCTACGGGTCCAAAAATCCGTTCGGACGGCGCCCAACGGTTCGGTCTCTTAAAAAGATTCGCCGTGACGATCTGATCCGCACTCATCGTGAGTTGATAGGTCCTGACAGAATGATTGTAGCGGCCAGCGGCGATTTTTCGAAGTTGGAATTGACCCGAATTTTAAAAATGCAAACGGCAGGCTGGAAGCCCGTTTCTTCTCCGCTTCCTTCCTGTCCACCGGTTGAAAAAAAGTTTAAAAAGGAAAATTGGCTTCTGGTTCAAAAAGGACTGACCCAATCGACAATTCTCACCGGTCATCTGGGAACGGATCGAAGCGATCCCGATCGTTTTGCCCTGATGGTCATGAATTATATCCTTGGGGGAAGTGGGAGTCTCAGTTCGCGCTTAGGGGACAGAGTTCGTGTCAAGGAGGGGAAGGCGTATGGCATCTGGTCCGAATGGACCTTTGAGAAGGAGCCTGGAATGTTCTACGTTGCGACACAGACGGCAGCAGAACAGACAGGTGAGGTATTGCAATTACTTGATGAGATGCTGACACAATTTGTACAAAGGCCGGAGATTACCGAAGAGGAGCTGGATCGTGCCAAGAGCTCGATTCTTCGTTCCTTCTTTTTCAGTTATGAAACGTCGTTTCAGCTCGTCAAGGATCTCGCCCGACTTGATCTTCTGGGATATCCGGAGAACTACCTCGAAGAGTTTCAGCACAAAATAAGCGTTCTCACCCGTGAGGATCTTGAACGGGTCATCCGAAAGTATCTTCATTCCGGTGAAAGGAAGACCTTTGTTATTACGGATCCGTCGGTTAAGAAAAGACTCAAGCCGTTTGGGTCGTTCAAGCGGGTAAAATAA
- the shc gene encoding squalene--hopene cyclase, translating to MKTSPAKNQEPFSFEEAVFKAREALLSDQSPKGYWWYTLEANETIGAGFIQLMHFLGDVDAEVEKGLARRILSEQRQDGSWAIFYGGPADLSTSIECYFALRLAGHSPDEPALERTRLFILSHGGLERVRVFTKIHLALFGLITWAKCPSMPLWFIHLPHWLGISIYEFSSWARASIVPLLIILDRKPVRPLSFDLKELKVSPPLLSPLKIRGGMGRGYQFPWRNFFLLLDKIFKATEKLPFHPGKQHFLKKCEEWIRRHIERTEDIYPAMAYAALAMKALGYPNSDPTIQKALAGLRRFQQSHRGTDLPMVSDKSVGGGAPSEYLIHQQCCISPLWDTPWACHALLESGLPADDPHLKRAAKFLISKQIVDFHGDWSLKNSSAKPGGWAFEFQNDYFPDVDDTIEILRFMKRVDLPVSEKKGTIDRGLEWLLSMQSKNGGWAAFDKNNLSTWVNKIPFSDHGACLDPPTPDITGRMIELLVLFNYSKEDPVIQNSLNFLFKTQEPNGSWRGRWGVNYLYGTWCVVQGLAMIHDEKTGLAIGRAIRWLQSVQNPDGGWGESCLSDKENRYLPLEVSVPSQTAWAVMTLIAAGKRSSESCRRGIDFLIASQTADGRWEERHFTGTGFPGHFYIRYHGYRQYFPLLALGKYRTDKRELKTIACPA from the coding sequence GTGAAAACGAGTCCCGCTAAAAATCAGGAACCCTTTTCCTTTGAAGAAGCGGTTTTTAAGGCGAGGGAGGCACTGCTTTCGGATCAATCCCCTAAAGGATACTGGTGGTACACCCTTGAGGCGAATGAGACGATTGGGGCCGGCTTCATCCAGCTGATGCATTTTTTAGGTGATGTCGATGCCGAGGTCGAAAAGGGTCTCGCCAGAAGAATTCTATCGGAACAGCGGCAAGACGGCTCTTGGGCCATTTTTTACGGAGGGCCAGCGGATCTTTCGACATCGATTGAATGCTATTTTGCCCTCCGTCTTGCCGGCCATTCTCCGGATGAGCCGGCGCTGGAACGTACAAGACTGTTTATTCTCTCTCACGGTGGGCTTGAGAGGGTTCGGGTTTTCACCAAAATTCATCTGGCGCTTTTTGGGTTGATTACATGGGCGAAGTGCCCCTCAATGCCGCTCTGGTTTATCCACCTGCCCCACTGGCTTGGAATTTCAATCTATGAATTCTCCAGTTGGGCAAGGGCATCGATTGTACCACTGTTAATTATCCTGGATCGAAAACCAGTCAGGCCTCTTTCTTTTGATCTGAAGGAGCTTAAAGTATCCCCTCCCTTACTCTCTCCCCTTAAAATAAGGGGAGGGATGGGGAGGGGATATCAGTTTCCATGGAGGAACTTTTTCCTTCTTTTAGACAAAATCTTCAAAGCTACGGAAAAACTTCCTTTTCATCCCGGTAAACAACATTTTCTAAAGAAATGTGAGGAATGGATCAGACGTCATATCGAAAGGACGGAAGATATCTACCCCGCAATGGCCTATGCCGCCTTGGCCATGAAGGCGCTTGGGTATCCCAATAGTGATCCAACAATCCAGAAGGCGTTAGCAGGCCTTAGACGATTTCAACAAAGTCACCGGGGCACTGACTTACCGATGGTAAGTGATAAGTCGGTAGGGGGCGGAGCCCCCTCCGAGTATCTTATCCATCAACAGTGTTGCATCTCCCCCCTATGGGATACCCCCTGGGCCTGTCATGCCCTCTTGGAATCGGGCCTTCCGGCCGACGACCCCCATCTGAAAAGGGCCGCAAAATTTCTCATTTCAAAACAGATTGTGGACTTTCATGGCGACTGGTCCCTCAAAAACAGCAGCGCCAAACCAGGTGGTTGGGCGTTTGAGTTTCAAAATGACTATTTTCCCGATGTCGACGACACGATTGAAATCCTCCGCTTCATGAAAAGGGTCGATCTGCCGGTATCAGAGAAGAAGGGGACAATCGATCGGGGGCTTGAATGGCTCCTCTCCATGCAATCAAAAAACGGTGGTTGGGCCGCATTTGACAAGAACAATCTTTCTACCTGGGTCAACAAGATTCCATTCTCCGATCACGGGGCCTGCCTCGACCCGCCAACCCCGGATATCACGGGTCGAATGATTGAATTGTTGGTCTTGTTTAATTATTCAAAGGAGGATCCAGTCATCCAAAACAGCTTGAATTTTTTGTTTAAAACCCAGGAACCGAATGGATCCTGGAGGGGGCGATGGGGGGTCAATTACCTTTACGGAACCTGGTGTGTCGTTCAGGGACTCGCCATGATCCACGATGAAAAAACAGGGCTCGCGATTGGCCGCGCGATACGCTGGCTCCAGTCGGTCCAGAACCCGGATGGCGGTTGGGGAGAATCCTGCCTTTCAGACAAGGAAAATCGGTATCTCCCCTTAGAGGTTTCAGTTCCTTCTCAAACCGCCTGGGCCGTCATGACCCTGATCGCCGCCGGCAAAAGAAGTTCCGAGTCGTGTCGCCGCGGAATTGATTTTCTTATTGCCTCACAAACAGCCGACGGCCGATGGGAGGAAAGACACTTTACAGGAACGGGATTCCCGGGACATTTCTACATCCGCTATCACGGCTACCGACAGTATTTTCCGCTGCTCGCGTTGGGGAAATATCGAACGGACAAAAGAGAGCTGAAAACTATCGCTTGTCCGGCTTGA
- a CDS encoding 30S ribosomal protein S1: MVEEEDFASLLEKSFQKEIPLQGDIVQGQIISLTKDYAIVDFGFKLEGLVPLYELKDSNGVVPFQVGDSLEVYLEKLDTDDGLAILSREKAASYKIWDQLEEIFESDGTIEGNVLCKVKGGLSVDIGVKAFLPASQIDVRPSGSLDRLLGKKFKFKIIKLNKRKGNVIVSRRTLLEKNKDFARQDVLQNLKEGQTISGVIKNLTDYGAFVDLGGIDGLLHVTDMSWGRVGHPSELLQVGQEITVKILKIDPDNGRVSLGLKQTTPDPWADVFEKYPIGSRVKGKIVNVTDYGAFTELQPGVEGLIHVSEMSWSRKAKHPSKIVNLGDTVEVVILDMDLSSRRISLGMKQIHENPWKVIAEKYPIGSTVRGPVRSITDFGIFVGLAPEVDGLVHISDIRSVRPARPLADLYPKGTEVEAVVLNMDQEAERTSLGIKQLSEDPWPRVREQYAIGTKHEGKVVWVGDRGIAAELEEKIEGFIERDPTDEGTLPQLGDTLSVIVHSLDERDRKILLGMVVAGSEKRSKR; the protein is encoded by the coding sequence ATGGTTGAAGAAGAAGATTTTGCCTCGCTGCTCGAAAAGAGTTTTCAAAAGGAGATTCCACTTCAGGGAGATATCGTTCAGGGTCAGATCATCAGCCTAACAAAAGATTATGCGATTGTTGACTTTGGTTTTAAGCTGGAGGGGCTTGTCCCCCTCTATGAACTGAAGGATTCCAACGGGGTGGTCCCATTCCAGGTCGGTGATTCGCTTGAGGTTTATCTCGAAAAACTTGATACGGATGATGGTCTTGCCATTCTTTCCAGAGAGAAAGCTGCTTCCTACAAGATCTGGGATCAGTTGGAGGAGATATTTGAAAGTGATGGAACGATTGAGGGGAACGTTTTGTGCAAGGTCAAAGGGGGGCTCTCCGTTGATATCGGTGTGAAGGCGTTTCTCCCGGCCTCCCAGATTGATGTAAGGCCGAGCGGAAGCCTGGATCGCCTTCTGGGTAAGAAATTCAAATTCAAGATTATTAAATTGAACAAGAGGAAGGGGAATGTCATTGTTTCACGCCGGACATTGCTCGAAAAGAACAAGGATTTTGCCAGGCAGGACGTCCTTCAGAATCTTAAAGAGGGACAGACGATCTCAGGTGTTATTAAAAATCTGACCGATTATGGTGCCTTTGTCGACTTAGGCGGGATTGACGGTCTTCTTCATGTGACTGATATGAGCTGGGGAAGGGTTGGACATCCCTCGGAACTGCTTCAGGTGGGGCAGGAGATAACAGTCAAAATTCTCAAGATTGATCCTGACAACGGCCGTGTGTCACTCGGGTTGAAACAGACAACGCCCGATCCATGGGCCGATGTTTTTGAAAAGTATCCGATCGGTTCACGGGTCAAGGGAAAGATTGTGAATGTGACAGACTACGGTGCCTTTACGGAACTGCAGCCGGGTGTGGAAGGTCTGATCCATGTTTCTGAGATGAGCTGGAGCCGTAAGGCGAAGCATCCCTCAAAGATAGTTAACCTTGGTGATACGGTGGAGGTTGTTATTTTGGACATGGATCTCTCTTCCAGAAGGATCTCGCTGGGGATGAAACAGATCCACGAAAATCCATGGAAAGTTATTGCCGAAAAGTACCCTATTGGTTCGACGGTCCGGGGGCCGGTTCGAAGCATCACTGACTTTGGTATCTTCGTCGGCTTGGCCCCTGAGGTGGATGGATTGGTCCATATATCGGATATTCGATCGGTCCGCCCGGCCCGCCCGCTGGCTGACCTTTATCCCAAGGGGACGGAGGTGGAGGCGGTTGTTCTGAATATGGATCAGGAGGCGGAAAGGACGTCGCTCGGGATCAAGCAGTTGTCTGAAGATCCCTGGCCGCGTGTTCGTGAGCAGTATGCGATTGGGACAAAGCATGAAGGAAAGGTCGTCTGGGTCGGTGACCGTGGCATTGCGGCGGAGCTTGAGGAAAAAATAGAGGGGTTCATTGAACGTGATCCAACGGATGAGGGGACATTACCTCAGTTGGGGGATACACTTTCTGTCATTGTCCATTCGCTAGACGAGAGAGATCGTAAAATCTTGTTGGGGATGGTTGTTGCGGGGTCAGAGAAACGTTCCAAACGATGA
- a CDS encoding integration host factor subunit beta encodes MTKSDLVQCLTEKVPNISYKEMEKVVNEFFDLMTGALRKGNRVELRGFGTFEVRVRPPRLGRNPKLGTKVTLGERRVPFFKAGKELKEKVNHPAK; translated from the coding sequence ATGACGAAGAGTGATCTGGTGCAATGTCTGACGGAAAAGGTTCCAAATATATCCTATAAAGAGATGGAAAAGGTGGTGAACGAATTTTTTGACCTGATGACGGGCGCCCTGCGGAAAGGGAATCGTGTAGAGTTGAGGGGATTCGGCACCTTTGAGGTGAGGGTCCGACCTCCCCGTCTCGGCCGCAACCCGAAGCTCGGGACGAAAGTCACTTTAGGGGAGAGGCGGGTTCCTTTTTTCAAGGCGGGTAAGGAATTAAAAGAGAAGGTTAATCATCCTGCTAAATAG
- a CDS encoding insulinase family protein: protein MQIRSVFIAIFCLISLSSFSATDLDRVVEFELRNGMKFLLLPRGEAPIFTSYIRFRVGGMDEEKGKTGLAHFVEHMAFKGTESLDEKGLVQLIEREGGKEFNATTSRDMTSYMVSFPSDKLRFWAEIESQRIFHPVFRDFDRERNVILEERRMRVDNNPHGRLAEEFVEKAFADTPFEWPVLGYPEDLKRITLDDLRSFWESHYHPANAVGVIVGKFSLEEAKKILQETFGKIPSRPLQKETVFKKHAFEKGLSFEVEGGNGSRIQIGYLKPPLPDRDDYVFDLIHQILGEGRGSRLYRSLILDEKVASEVEASTQFPGNRGPNLFFVEIEPLTGTSPEKALQLFDEAMKNFCATGPTEQEVQRAINRLLVEMVWGLKTNEDLAWRLSFFEIAAGDWQYLKTYTDVIQGITREEIVRVSQKYLCSPPRIVGIMR, encoded by the coding sequence ATGCAGATCCGGTCTGTTTTCATTGCCATTTTTTGTCTCATCAGCCTTTCTTCATTTTCTGCCACCGATCTCGATCGGGTGGTTGAATTCGAACTTCGGAATGGAATGAAATTTTTGCTTCTGCCAAGGGGGGAGGCTCCGATTTTCACCTCCTATATCCGCTTTCGTGTCGGTGGAATGGATGAGGAGAAAGGAAAGACAGGTCTTGCCCATTTCGTGGAGCATATGGCGTTTAAGGGAACCGAGAGTTTGGATGAGAAGGGGCTTGTCCAGTTGATTGAAAGAGAGGGGGGAAAGGAATTCAATGCAACCACCTCTCGGGACATGACCAGCTACATGGTCAGTTTCCCGTCGGACAAACTTCGGTTTTGGGCGGAGATCGAATCGCAAAGAATATTTCATCCGGTCTTTCGTGATTTTGATCGAGAGAGGAATGTCATCCTGGAGGAACGCCGGATGAGGGTTGATAACAATCCTCATGGGAGACTGGCGGAGGAATTTGTCGAAAAGGCATTTGCCGATACCCCGTTTGAGTGGCCTGTCCTTGGTTATCCCGAGGATTTAAAGAGGATTACTCTGGACGATCTTCGCTCCTTTTGGGAGAGTCACTATCATCCTGCCAACGCGGTGGGTGTCATCGTTGGAAAGTTCTCCCTTGAAGAGGCAAAAAAGATCCTTCAAGAGACCTTCGGCAAGATTCCATCAAGGCCATTGCAGAAAGAGACCGTGTTTAAAAAGCATGCCTTTGAAAAGGGTCTCTCTTTTGAAGTGGAGGGAGGGAACGGATCGCGGATACAGATCGGTTACTTGAAGCCCCCACTGCCCGATCGTGATGATTATGTGTTTGATCTGATCCATCAGATCTTGGGAGAGGGGAGGGGATCACGCCTTTATCGATCCCTGATCTTGGATGAGAAAGTGGCCTCTGAGGTAGAGGCATCAACCCAGTTTCCGGGGAATCGTGGGCCGAATCTTTTCTTTGTGGAGATTGAGCCGCTGACGGGAACCTCTCCCGAAAAGGCGTTGCAACTCTTTGATGAAGCGATGAAAAATTTTTGTGCGACGGGGCCGACAGAGCAGGAGGTCCAGCGGGCGATTAACCGGCTGCTTGTCGAAATGGTCTGGGGTCTGAAGACCAATGAGGATCTTGCCTGGCGGCTCTCTTTTTTTGAGATTGCCGCTGGTGACTGGCAATATCTCAAAACCTACACGGATGTTATTCAGGGGATCACTCGTGAGGAAATTGTTCGTGTGAGTCAAAAATATCTTTGTAGCCCGCCACGCATTGTGGGGATCATGAGATGA
- the glpX gene encoding class II fructose-bisphosphatase has translation MDRNLALEVVRATEAAALSAARLMGRGDNDAADQAAVDAMRRALNSIAFQGTVVIGEGERDEAPMLYIGEKVGIGNGPHVDIALDPLEGTTLTAKGGPNALSVIALASHGDFLHAPDTYMEKLAVGPEAKGVIDITQSPEWNLKEIAKKKKCMVSDLTVIILERPRHEELIRRVREAGARIRLIPDGDVSAALATCWRQSGIDVLMGTGGAPEGVISAAALKCVGGEIQAILKFRNDSEMERARKMGISDFNKVYTIDELAGDNVMFAATGVTTGDFLKGVRFRAGGAKTHSIVMRSKTGTVRYIETEHHFDIKPVF, from the coding sequence ATGGACAGAAATCTTGCATTGGAAGTGGTTCGGGCAACGGAAGCGGCCGCCCTCTCGGCGGCGCGTCTTATGGGAAGGGGCGATAACGACGCTGCGGACCAGGCGGCTGTCGATGCGATGCGACGGGCTCTCAACTCGATTGCCTTTCAGGGAACGGTTGTTATTGGAGAGGGGGAACGGGATGAGGCCCCGATGCTCTACATCGGTGAAAAGGTCGGGATAGGAAACGGTCCCCATGTTGATATTGCCCTTGATCCGCTTGAGGGAACCACCCTGACCGCCAAGGGAGGACCCAATGCCCTCTCCGTCATTGCCCTGGCGTCCCATGGTGATTTTCTCCATGCCCCCGATACCTACATGGAAAAACTGGCCGTTGGGCCTGAGGCGAAGGGAGTTATCGACATTACACAATCGCCGGAGTGGAATCTTAAGGAGATTGCCAAGAAGAAAAAATGCATGGTGAGCGATCTGACCGTTATTATTCTGGAGCGGCCACGTCATGAGGAGCTGATTCGCAGGGTGAGAGAGGCGGGGGCACGGATCCGTCTGATCCCTGATGGTGATGTCTCGGCGGCGCTGGCAACTTGCTGGCGTCAAAGTGGTATTGATGTCCTCATGGGGACCGGTGGGGCTCCTGAGGGGGTTATTTCAGCCGCTGCCTTAAAATGTGTTGGCGGAGAGATCCAGGCGATACTCAAATTCCGAAATGATAGCGAAATGGAGAGGGCCAGAAAGATGGGGATTTCCGACTTTAACAAGGTTTATACGATTGATGAACTGGCCGGAGACAATGTCATGTTTGCTGCGACGGGAGTAACGACAGGTGACTTCTTAAAAGGGGTGCGATTCCGTGCAGGTGGCGCCAAGACGCATTCCATCGTCATGCGATCAAAGACAGGGACCGTTCGTTACATTGAAACGGAACATCATTTTGATATCAAGCCGGTATTCTAA
- the sppA gene encoding signal peptide peptidase SppA yields the protein MKRLRWILLLALAAGFFLIYSPDSGNLAVVKITGGIFEPDPVVRRLELLRKEEKVKAVVLRVDSPGGTVGASQEIHEAVKKLRESKKVVASFGSVAASGGYYLALPSHKIFANAGTVTGSIGVRMEYVNMEELLRWAKIHPMTLKSGSLKDAGSSIRTMSPEEKAYLEEVLKKMHHQFMKAVAEGRALPAQKVEQIADGRIYTGEEAKELGLIDEIGNLPLAIEVAARLSGIEGEPDVFYPSIDDRNWIEKVLGEAIDKIPPLGKSGQAVTGQFVYLY from the coding sequence ATGAAACGATTACGCTGGATTTTACTGTTGGCGTTGGCAGCCGGCTTCTTTCTTATTTATTCCCCTGACAGTGGCAACTTGGCGGTGGTGAAAATAACGGGGGGGATTTTTGAGCCCGATCCGGTTGTGCGAAGATTGGAATTGTTGCGGAAAGAGGAGAAGGTCAAGGCGGTAGTCCTCAGGGTCGATTCGCCAGGCGGGACGGTAGGCGCTTCCCAGGAAATTCATGAAGCGGTCAAGAAGCTCCGCGAGTCCAAAAAGGTCGTTGCCTCTTTTGGCAGTGTCGCGGCGTCTGGGGGGTATTATCTGGCGCTTCCCTCTCACAAAATTTTTGCGAATGCGGGAACCGTGACCGGTAGCATTGGAGTCCGGATGGAGTATGTCAACATGGAGGAGCTGCTCCGTTGGGCAAAGATCCATCCGATGACGCTCAAGAGCGGGTCGCTCAAAGATGCCGGTTCTTCGATTCGGACGATGAGTCCGGAGGAGAAGGCCTACCTCGAGGAGGTCTTAAAAAAGATGCATCACCAATTTATGAAGGCGGTGGCCGAGGGCCGAGCATTGCCGGCGCAAAAGGTGGAGCAGATTGCCGATGGTCGAATTTACACGGGAGAAGAGGCGAAGGAGTTGGGACTGATTGATGAAATAGGCAACCTCCCCTTGGCGATTGAGGTCGCCGCAAGGCTTTCTGGCATTGAAGGGGAGCCCGATGTTTTCTATCCTTCCATTGATGACAGGAATTGGATAGAGAAGGTCCTTGGAGAAGCGATTGACAAGATCCCGCCTTTGGGAAAAAGTGGGCAGGCGGTAACAGGCCAGTTTGTTTACCTCTATTGA